From a single Ornithodoros turicata isolate Travis chromosome 8, ASM3712646v1, whole genome shotgun sequence genomic region:
- the LOC135366324 gene encoding uncharacterized protein LOC135366324 has translation MAWFRMMEKSESHMLFILVSSVCIGVCYCVSGGTDALQGVVVPRNKFTVPVVCYYYGWAIARPTPMNYKMENVPLDMCTYVVLAFAGINRKTWELKSIIPTYRRDQSLYKNFTNLKTQHLYLRTMLAVGGWETHGKLFSQMARDPKRRAAFVKSALRWMQDYEFDGLEVIWMYPGYDKRGGIVHDKENFVQLMKELKAAFKPHPLYLTAAVPLGNMYLEQGYDIPRLGENIDWFNVLAFDLRGTWNRFTDVHGILYKRKNDTKYYQELTIEEGMKRLHQLGAPKQKLMLGIAFFGRSYVLRDRKKHGVKSPINYDVRPLKGPFVRSDEVVGYYEICPNVNSGAWHRVFDEEAKCPYVYYSDQWIGYEDGESVGHKMDFIIQGGYRGVMVFNNDLDDFNGVCGPKDPLMTVIFNKVGEKEVQRQKAERMLQLGLNTSEPYTEMTWKLERTAMASQPVTLAESEDLKQCLNTPKVMGPFSVLLCAQLVQPFLTGFALADAGMPTIPQEYGSQAPHPIRNPGMFRPPFRQPFRPPFRPPFRQRFKPPFMSPFKPPSSPFFDVQIPFFFPTTKPPGRSTVQDTSSTQILDITPENPTVNVRTESSTVTTTTTTPSSPPATQTTATPKPLEPVERPETTIENTFISRGGIPVVCYYHGWATTRHSPMNYNIEDIPGDLCTHVNLAYVGIDMDNLDIKSIIPSYKNNTERYRDFGALKNKFLILETMISIGGWDHGGGPFSFVAADASRRQTFANNVLKFLQEYKLDGVDLDWRFPVKESRGGDPEDEENYVQLLRVFHNTLRTKGYTVTATVPITPFYLDDAYNIQEMVKYIDWFNVLGFDLRGRWNGKADVHSPLHRKSTDTADLQMLNIEDGLKWLEELGAPRKKLVVGIPFFGRSFVLANESNHGLGAPTTQAPAAPGTFLGSDEIQAYYEICEKVLDGIATREFDDEGKCPYAYYEDQWIGYEDEESVGMKVDFVIKENYAGVMVFNNDMDDFRGVCGVNNPLLKVIFEKLADAP, from the exons ATGGCAT GGTTTAGGATGATGGAGAAGTCCGAAAGTCACATGCTGTTCATTCTCGTGTCCTCGGTGTGTATAGGAGTATGCTACTGCGTTAGCGGAG GTACGGACGCGCTCCAGGGCGTCGTAGTTCCTCGCAACAAGTTCACCGTGCCCGTTGTGTGTTATTACTACGGCTGGGCCATCGCCAGGCCAACGCCTATGAACTACAAGATGGAAAACGTGCCTCTGGACATGTGCACATATGTCGTGTTAGCATTTGCAGGGATAAACAGAAAGACATGGGAACTCAAGAGCATCATACCCACCTACAGAAGGGACCAAA GCCTCTACAAGAACTTTACAAACTTAAAGACACAGCACCTATACCTGCGAACTATGCTGGCTGTCGGCGGCTGGGAAACGCACGGGAAGCTCTTCTCCCAAATGGCGAGGGACCCGAAGAGGCGAGCGGCTTTCGTAAAGAGTGCTCTCAGGTGGATGCAGGACTATGAGTTTGACGGACTAGAGGTGATCTGGATGTATCCGGGCTACGACAAACGCGGTGGCATCGTACATGACAAAGAAAATttcgtgcaactcatgaag GAACTCAAGGCAGCTTTCAAACCACACCCGCTGTACCTTACCGCAGCTGTTCCCCTGGGAAACATGTACCTGGAGCAAGGCTATGACATACCACGACTTGGAGA GAACATTGACTGGTTCAACGTGCTCGCCTTCGATTTGCGTGGAACGTGGAACCGATTCACAGACGTCCATGGCATCctgtacaaaagaaaaaacgacaCAAAGTACTACCAAGAACTCACCATT GAAGAAGGAATGAAGCGGCTGCATCAACTGGGAGCCCCGAAACAAAAACTCATGCTGGGAATCGCGTTCTTCGGACGTTCGTACGTCTTGAGAGACCGGAAGAAGCATGGCGTCAAGTCACCAATAAACTACGATGTGAGGCCTCTGAAAGGGCCATTTGTCAGATCTGATGAGGTCGTCGGGTATTATGAA ATTTGTCCTAACGTCAATTCCGGAGCCTGGCACCGAGTGTTTGACGAGGAGGCGAAATGTCCGTACGTGTACTATTCCGACCAATGGATAGGCTATGAAGACGGAGAAAGCGTCGGTCACAAG ATGGATTTCATCATTCAAGGGGGCTACAGAGGGGTGATGGTGTTCAACAACGACCTGGATGACTTTAATGGTGTCTGTGGCCCAAAGGATCCGCTTATGACTGTCATATTCAACAAGGTGGGAGAGAAGGAAGTGCAACGACAGAAAGCCGAGCGAATGCTGCAATTAGGATTGAACACTTCAGAACCCTACAC AGAAATGACGTGGAAACTGGAAAGAACAGCCATGGCAAGTCAACCAGTGACACTAGCGGAGAGTGAAGACCTCAAGCAATGCCT CAATACTCCAAAAGTCATGGGGCCATTCTCCGTCTTGCTGTGTGCTCAATTAGTACAGCCGTTCCTGACAG GGTTTGCTCTGGCAGATGCAGGAATGCCCACAATTCCACAAGAGTACGGATCCCAGGCTCCACATCCCATACGCAATCCAGGCATGTTCAGGCCGCCATTCAGGCAGCCATTCAGGCCGCCGTTCAGGCCGCCATTCAGGCAACGATTCAAGCCACCTTTCATGTCGCCGTTCAAGCCGCCGTCCAGCCCGTTCTTCGATGTTCAGATCCCATTTTTCTTTCCCACCACCAAACCCCCCGGCCGATCTACAGTTCAAGATACGTCTAGTACCCAAATACTGGACATAACTCCTGAAAATCCCACTGTGAACGTACGCACTGAAAGTTCCACTGTTACAACTACCACGACGACACCAAGTTCCCCCCCAGCTACACAGACAACCGCAACTCCCAAACCGCTAGAACCAGTTGAACGACCAGAAACAACAATCG AAAATACGTTCATAAGCAGAGGTGGAATACCTGTGGTCTGCTACTACCATGGCTGGGCTACGACGAGGCATAGTCCAATGAACTACAACATCGAAGACATTCCAGGCGATCTGTGCACCCACGTCAACCTGGCGTACGTTGGGATTGACATGGACAACTTAGATATAAAGTCGATAATCCCGTCATACAAGAATAACACAG AGCGCTACCGAGACTTCGGCGCCTTGAAGAACAAGTTTCTCATACTGGAGACCATGATTTCCATCGGGGGATGGGACCATGGAGGTGGACCTTTTTCATTCGTGGCCGCCGATGCGAGTCGCAGGCAGACGTTCGCCAACAATGTCCTCAAGTTCCTCCAGGAGTACAAGTTAGACGGCGTCGACCTTGACTGGCGTTTTCCTGTCAAAGAATCACGTGGAGGAGATCCAGAGGACGAGGAAAACTACGTTCAACTACTTAGG GTGTTCCACAATACTCTTCGTACCAAGGGGTACACGGTTACAGCAACGGTGCCTATTACTCCTTTCTACCTCGATGACGCGTACAACATTCAAGAAATGGTGAA GTATATCGATTGGTTCAATGTGCTCGGATTTGATCTCAGAGGCAGATGGAACGGAAAAGCAGACGTGCACAGCCCGCTGCACAGAAAATCAACTGACACCGCTGATTTACAGATGTTAAATATA GAAGATGGACTCAAGTGGCTAGAAGAGCTCGGAGCCCCGAGAAAAAAACTCGTCGTTGGTATTCCTTTCTTCGGACGAAGCTTCGTGCTCGCCAATGAGAGCAATCATGGATTGGGAGCCCCAACCACTCAGGCTCCGGCAGCTCCGGGAACATTTCTCGGCAGCGATGAAATCCAGGCTTACTATGAG atatgcGAGAAAGTTTTGGACGGTATAGCCACAAGGGAGTTTGACGACGAAGGAAAATGCCCCTACGCGTATTACGAGGACCAGTGGATCGGGTACGAAGACGAAGAGAGTGTTGGAATGAAG GTGGACTTTGTCATAAAGGAGAATTACGCTGGCGTCATGGTATTCAACAATGACATGGATGACTTCAGAGGAGTATGCGGTGTGAACAATCCCCTGCTCAAAGTCATCTTCGAAAAGCTTGCGGATGCACCGTGA